The Mercenaria mercenaria strain notata unplaced genomic scaffold, MADL_Memer_1 contig_3431, whole genome shotgun sequence genome includes a window with the following:
- the LOC128553052 gene encoding uncharacterized protein LOC128553052: MSGRWCKIPNAVGAIDGTSLQIYRPSVEPQEQYYSGHRQHHAVHTQVVVDNEGIIRFVQSGFLGHMNDAQQFAMMQRIGTDLVFPHDCFLLGDKIYPNRYPIITPFSAGQVARRHGRDRRRCVKFNRYVSSCRIIVEHSIGELKTYRAVSTIWRHPRYLLPSVVVICAGLVCRRKELNLIM, translated from the coding sequence ATGTCAGGCCGTTGGTGTAAAATTCCAAATGCTGTCGGAGCTATCGACGGAACTTCCCTTCAGATATATAGACCTTCCGTCGAGCCACAAGAGCAATATTACTCTGGTCATCGACAGCACCACGCCGTTCATACTCAAGTAGTCGTTGACAACGAGGGGATAATCCGATTTGTACAGAGCGGTTTCCTAGGACACATGAACGATGCGCAGCAATTTGCCATGATGCAAAGAATTGGCACAGACTTGGTTTTTCCACATGACTGCTTTCTCCTTGGTGACAAAATATACCCGAACAGGTATCCCATTATTACTCCGTTTTCAGCAGGCCAAGTTGCAAGGCGTCACGGGCGTGATAGAAGAAGATGTGTAAAATTTAACAGATATGTTAGCTCATGCCGCATTATCGTTGAACACTCAATAGGAGAATTGAAAACATACAGAGCTGTAAGCACAATTTGGCGTCATCCACGATATTTACTGCCGTCAGTTGTTGTTATCTGCGCCGGACTCGTTTGCCGTAGGAAGGAGTTAAATTTGATAATGTAA